The following are encoded in a window of Astyanax mexicanus isolate ESR-SI-001 chromosome 6, AstMex3_surface, whole genome shotgun sequence genomic DNA:
- the LOC103046158 gene encoding cytochrome b5 reductase 4 isoform X1, whose amino-acid sequence MLNVPSQSFPAVGSQQRVAPSGQSRNKVALKPGHSLMDWIRLTKSGRDLTGLKGRLIDVTEEELKKHNTRNDCWTCIRGMVYNVSAYMDFHPGGEEELMRAAGIDGTDLFDQVHRWVNYESMLKECLVGRMVVKASTVLKGTGQQTKKESSRVNGLALPPPPVLSEPAAAPIPAKDHRPRFDWFQTDETVTIVVYTKRKIPRSGCSVVDLHGNVLRVETLLGSWSYLLHWSLSHEVKETVATQCVHSVGKIQVCLRKAENTRWERVGQSLEGHDSFIRSKDRGLFYRDCVLVSKKEVTHDTQLFCFQLPPGTHMHIPMGRHVYLKASIQGSDIVKPYTPVDEVLRPLKNSNTTSTNIYFMIKVYPDGVFTPYLDNLDIGASVSISSPDGSFTVRSLRDVTHLYLLAAGTGFTPMARLLHLALQDLPTIRKTKLMFFNRQERDILWHSELEQLCSEEERCQIEYVLSEPAGSWTGRRGRIEAAMLQGFLERPGDSKCLVCVCGPTGFTELAVQLVKQQGFSEEEIHAFQG is encoded by the exons ATGCTGAACGTCCCGTCTCAGTCCTTTCCCGCAGTGGGCTCTCAGCAGCGGGTCGCCCCGTCCGGACAGTCCAGGAATAAG GTGGCACTGAAGCCAGGCCATAGTCTTATGGACTGGATACGGCTCACAAAAAGTGGGCGTGATCTGACCGGACTGAAGGGGCGACTGATTGATGTCACAGAGGAGGAACTAAAGAAGCATAACACAAGAAATGACTGCTGGACATGCATAAGAG GCATGGTGTATAATGTGAGTGCCTACATGGACTTCCACCCTGGTGGGGAAGAGGAACTGATGAGGGCAGCTGGTATAGATGGTACAGACCTATTTGACCAG GTTCATCGATGGGTGAACTACGAGTCAATGTTGAAAGAGTGCCTGGTGGGGAGGATGGTAGTAAAGGCAAGCACAGTCCTTAAAGGTACAG GTCAACAAACCAAAAAAGAGAGTTCTCGTGTGAATG GTCTTGCCCTGCCTCCTCCTCCTGTATTGTCAGAGCCAGCTGCAGCCCCGATTCCAGCTAAAGACCATCGCCCTCG ATTTGACTGGTTCCAAACAGATGAGACGGTTACTATTGTTGTATATACTAAAAGAAAG ATCCCTCGGTCCGGCTGTTCAGTAGTAGACCTTCATGGCAATGTTCTACGGGTAGAAACGCTATTAGGAAGTTGGTCGTATTTGCTTCATTGGA GTCTGTCTCATGAAGTAAAAGAAACTGTTGCTA CTCAGTGTGTCCATTCAGTCGGGAAGATTCAGGTGTGCTTGCGCAAAGCGGAAAATACCAGATGGGAGAGAGTGGGCCAATCTCTAGAAGGCCATGATTCCTTTATTCGAAGTAAAGATAGAG GGCTGTTCTACCGAGATTGTGTGTTGGTATCAAAAAAAGAAGTAACACACGACACTCAGCTCTTCTGTTTCCAACTACCTCCTGGAACGCACATGCACATCCCCATGGGGAGACATGTCTACCTCAAAGCCTCCATTCAGG GCAGCGACATTGTAAAACCTTACACACCAGTAGACGAGGTGCTTAGACCACTGAAAAACTCCAACACAACAAGCACTAATATCTATTTCATGATTAAGGTCTACCCTGATGGAGTATTTACACCATATCTGGACAACCTTGACATCG GAGCATCTGTGTCCATCAGCAGTCCAGATGGTTCCTTTACGGTGCGTAGCCTACGTGATGTCACTCATTTGTACCTCCTAGCTGCTGGCACTGGTTTTACACCAATGGCTCGCCTTCTTCACCTGGCCCTACAGGACCTGCCTACTATCAG AAAAACAAAGCTTATGTTCTTCAACCGTCAGGAAAGAGACATACTTTGGCACTCTGAGCTGGAGCAGTTGTGTTCAGAAGAGGAGAG GTGTCAGATTGAATATGTGCTCTCAGAGCCTGCAGGCTCGTGGACTGGGAGAAGAGGACGGATAGAAGCTGCCATGCTACAGGGTTTTTTGGAAAGACCTGGGGATTCAAAGTGCTTAGTATGTGTGTGCGGGCCAACTGGTTTCACAGAGTTGGCAGTGCA GCTGGTCAAGCAGCAGGGCTTCAGTGAAGAGGAGATTCATGCTTTTCAGGGTTGA
- the yme1l1a gene encoding ATP-dependent zinc metalloprotease YME1L1 isoform X1, protein MFLLNASFQPQVTVPLTHIINALHSLKNSANSVATASVQSLQRDVSPDPGLLLNKTEGQPILNLKDLGLSELRLSGANELLSRLLPSLSPEDTSQPAVCHASSRWRTSHVSTDSFFHNKHGSSHRRPGLFSSSVFYRPNSSPLQDVSSDLQWLQVCVQKRGFKTLRSKTRRLQSSYDSPAEPEGYTPAFMKGLLMREKNEAESLDQLTRQKNLPENQQDAFKTGFTEGFMKSQALMQRTQDSLKRTRLVLLVLLLIGLYGLSRTPFLSGKGSFSDTVRFRTTSGLDSALDPVQMKNVTFEHVKGVEEAKNELQDIVEFLKYPQKFTSLGGKLPKGVLLVGPPGTGKTLLARAVAGEADVPFYYASGSEFDEMFVGVGASRIRNLFKEAKASAPCVIFIDELDSVGGKRIESPMHPYSRQTINQLLAEMDGFKPNEGVIVIGATNFAEALDNALVRPGRFDMQVTVPRPDVKGRTEILNWYLKKIVVDPDVDAEIIARGTVGFSGAELENLVNQAALKAAVDGKETVTMKELEFAKDKILMGPERRSVEIDRKNKTITAYHESGHAIVAYYTKDAMPINKATIMPRGPTLGHVSLLPENDQWSETRAQLLAQMDVSMGGRVAEELIFGGENITTGASSDFDGATKIAKMMVTRFGMSDKLGVMTYSDLSKHSPETQAAVEQEVRVLLQDSYERAKKILKTYSKEHKILADALLTYETLDAKEIQMVLEGKSLDPR, encoded by the exons ATGTTCCTTTTAAACGCGTCTTTTCAGCCTCAG GTTACTGTGCCATTGACCCACATTATCAATGCACTGCACTCCTTGAAAAATTCAGCCAACTCTGTGGCTACTGCTTCAGTTCAGAGTCTACAGAGAGATGTTTCGCCAGATCCCGGCCTGCTTCTCAACAAGACTGAAGGACAG CCTATACTAAACCTTAAGGACCTGGGCCTATCCGAACTGAGACTGAGTGGAGCAAATGAGCTGTTGAGCAGGTtgctcccctccctctctcctgaGGACACTTCACAACCTGCCGTGTGCCATGCCTCCTCAAGATGGAGAACTTCTCATGTTTCTACAGATTCCTTCTTTCACAACAAACATG GCTCCTCCCACAGAAGACCTGGACTCTTCAGTTCTTCAGTGTTTTACAGACCAAATTCCAGTCCTCTTCAAGATGTTTCCTCAGATCTTCAGTGGTTACAAG TGTGTGTCCAAAAAAGAGGTTTTAAGACTTTAAGGTCCAAGACTAGACGACTGCAGTCTAGCTATGACAGTCCTGCAGAACCAGAAGGCTACACTCCAGCTTTTATGAAG ggtcTCCTCATGAGGGAAAAAAATGAAGCTGAAAGCCTTGACCAATTAACGAGACAGAAAAATCTTCCTGAGAATCAACAAGACGCCTTTAAGACTGGTTTCACTGAAGGCTTTATGAAATCTCAAGCCTTAATGCAGAGGACACAAG ACTCACTAAAGAGGACCCGTCTGGTTTTGCTTGTCCTACTGCTTATTGGCCTCTATGGTTTGTCAAGAACCCCATTTCTCTCGGGTAAAGGCTCCTTTTCTGATACtg tgcgcTTCCGTACCACTTCTGGCTTGGATTCTGCACTTGATCCTGTCCAAATGAAGAATGTCACCTTCGAGCATGTTAAAGGTGTGGAGGAGGCAAAGAATGAGCTTCAGGACATTGTTGAGTTCTTGAAGTATCCGCAGAAATTCACTTCACTTGGTGGAAAACTGCCAAAAG GTGTCCTCCTGGTGGGACCCCCTGGTACTGGAAAGACCCTGCTTGCCAGAGCAGTGGCAGGAGAGGCAGATGTGCCGTTTTACTATGCATCAGGATCAGAGTTTGATGAGATGTTTGTGGGTGTGGGAGCAAGTCGCATCAGGAACCTTTTCA AGGAGGCAAAAGCTAGTGCCCCCTGTGTGATCTTCATCGATGAGCTGGACAGTGTAGGTGGAAAAAGAATAGAGTCCCCCATGCACCCATATTCACGACAGACCATTAACCAGCTACTTGCAGAAATGGATGG GTTTAAACCGAATGAAGGGGTCATAGTCATTGGGGCAACAAACTTTGCTGAAGCTTTGGACAA TGCTTTAGTCAGACCAGGGAGGTTTGACATGCAAGTCACGGTACCCAGACCCGATGTCAAAGGGCGTACAGAGATCCTCAACTGGTACTTAAAGAAAATCGTAGTGGATCCTG ATGTGGATGCAGAAATCATCGCCAGGGGAACAGTGGGCTTCTCTGGAGCAGAGCTGGAGAACTTGGTGAACCAGGCTGCGCTGAAGGCTGCTGTAGATGGAAAGGAGACTGTGACGATGAAAGAGCTGGAGTTTGCTAAAGACAAGATCCTTATGG GCCCAGAGCGCAGGAGTGTGGAGATAGACAGGAAAAACAAGACGATCACAGCTTACCATGAATCTGGTCATGCCATTGTGGCCTATTATACCAAAGACGCAATGCCCATCAACAAAGCCACCATCATGCCTCGGGGGCCCACCCTTGGTCAt GTGTCCCTGCTGCCTGAAAATGACCAGTGGAGTGAGACACGTGCTCAGCTGTTGGCTCAGATGGATGTCAGTATGGGTGGCAGGGTTGCAGAGGAGCTCATCTTTGGGGGTGAAAACATCACTACTG GAGCATCAAGTGATTTCGATGGAGCCACTAAGATTGCAAAGATGATGGTTACACGATTTGGAATGAGTGACAAG CTGGGAGTCATGACCTACTCTGACCTGTCCAAACATAGCCCGGAGACACAAGCTGCTGTTGAGCAGGAAGTCAGAGTTCTCCTACAG GACTCCTATGAGCGTGCTAAGAAAATCCTCAAGACATACAGCAAAGAACACAAGATCCTGGCAGATGCTCTCCTTACTTATGAGACTCTAGATGCTAAGGAAATTCAGATGGTCCTGGAGGGCAAATCTCTGGACCCAAGATGA
- the yme1l1a gene encoding ATP-dependent zinc metalloprotease YME1L1 isoform X2 — MFLLNASFQPQVTVPLTHIINALHSLKNSANSVATASVQSLQRDVSPDPGLLLNKTEGQPILNLKDLGLSELRLSGANELLSRLLPSLSPEDTSQPAVCHASSRWRTSHVSTDSFFHNKHGSSHRRPGLFSSSVFYRPNSSPLQDVSSDLQWLQVCVQKRGFKTLRSKTRRLQSSYDSPAEPEGYTPAFMKGLLMREKNEAESLDQLTRQKNLPENQQDAFKTGFTEGFMKSQALMQRTQDSLKRTRLVLLVLLLIGLYGLSRTPFLSVRFRTTSGLDSALDPVQMKNVTFEHVKGVEEAKNELQDIVEFLKYPQKFTSLGGKLPKGVLLVGPPGTGKTLLARAVAGEADVPFYYASGSEFDEMFVGVGASRIRNLFKEAKASAPCVIFIDELDSVGGKRIESPMHPYSRQTINQLLAEMDGFKPNEGVIVIGATNFAEALDNALVRPGRFDMQVTVPRPDVKGRTEILNWYLKKIVVDPDVDAEIIARGTVGFSGAELENLVNQAALKAAVDGKETVTMKELEFAKDKILMGPERRSVEIDRKNKTITAYHESGHAIVAYYTKDAMPINKATIMPRGPTLGHVSLLPENDQWSETRAQLLAQMDVSMGGRVAEELIFGGENITTGASSDFDGATKIAKMMVTRFGMSDKLGVMTYSDLSKHSPETQAAVEQEVRVLLQDSYERAKKILKTYSKEHKILADALLTYETLDAKEIQMVLEGKSLDPR, encoded by the exons ATGTTCCTTTTAAACGCGTCTTTTCAGCCTCAG GTTACTGTGCCATTGACCCACATTATCAATGCACTGCACTCCTTGAAAAATTCAGCCAACTCTGTGGCTACTGCTTCAGTTCAGAGTCTACAGAGAGATGTTTCGCCAGATCCCGGCCTGCTTCTCAACAAGACTGAAGGACAG CCTATACTAAACCTTAAGGACCTGGGCCTATCCGAACTGAGACTGAGTGGAGCAAATGAGCTGTTGAGCAGGTtgctcccctccctctctcctgaGGACACTTCACAACCTGCCGTGTGCCATGCCTCCTCAAGATGGAGAACTTCTCATGTTTCTACAGATTCCTTCTTTCACAACAAACATG GCTCCTCCCACAGAAGACCTGGACTCTTCAGTTCTTCAGTGTTTTACAGACCAAATTCCAGTCCTCTTCAAGATGTTTCCTCAGATCTTCAGTGGTTACAAG TGTGTGTCCAAAAAAGAGGTTTTAAGACTTTAAGGTCCAAGACTAGACGACTGCAGTCTAGCTATGACAGTCCTGCAGAACCAGAAGGCTACACTCCAGCTTTTATGAAG ggtcTCCTCATGAGGGAAAAAAATGAAGCTGAAAGCCTTGACCAATTAACGAGACAGAAAAATCTTCCTGAGAATCAACAAGACGCCTTTAAGACTGGTTTCACTGAAGGCTTTATGAAATCTCAAGCCTTAATGCAGAGGACACAAG ACTCACTAAAGAGGACCCGTCTGGTTTTGCTTGTCCTACTGCTTATTGGCCTCTATGGTTTGTCAAGAACCCCATTTCTCTCGG tgcgcTTCCGTACCACTTCTGGCTTGGATTCTGCACTTGATCCTGTCCAAATGAAGAATGTCACCTTCGAGCATGTTAAAGGTGTGGAGGAGGCAAAGAATGAGCTTCAGGACATTGTTGAGTTCTTGAAGTATCCGCAGAAATTCACTTCACTTGGTGGAAAACTGCCAAAAG GTGTCCTCCTGGTGGGACCCCCTGGTACTGGAAAGACCCTGCTTGCCAGAGCAGTGGCAGGAGAGGCAGATGTGCCGTTTTACTATGCATCAGGATCAGAGTTTGATGAGATGTTTGTGGGTGTGGGAGCAAGTCGCATCAGGAACCTTTTCA AGGAGGCAAAAGCTAGTGCCCCCTGTGTGATCTTCATCGATGAGCTGGACAGTGTAGGTGGAAAAAGAATAGAGTCCCCCATGCACCCATATTCACGACAGACCATTAACCAGCTACTTGCAGAAATGGATGG GTTTAAACCGAATGAAGGGGTCATAGTCATTGGGGCAACAAACTTTGCTGAAGCTTTGGACAA TGCTTTAGTCAGACCAGGGAGGTTTGACATGCAAGTCACGGTACCCAGACCCGATGTCAAAGGGCGTACAGAGATCCTCAACTGGTACTTAAAGAAAATCGTAGTGGATCCTG ATGTGGATGCAGAAATCATCGCCAGGGGAACAGTGGGCTTCTCTGGAGCAGAGCTGGAGAACTTGGTGAACCAGGCTGCGCTGAAGGCTGCTGTAGATGGAAAGGAGACTGTGACGATGAAAGAGCTGGAGTTTGCTAAAGACAAGATCCTTATGG GCCCAGAGCGCAGGAGTGTGGAGATAGACAGGAAAAACAAGACGATCACAGCTTACCATGAATCTGGTCATGCCATTGTGGCCTATTATACCAAAGACGCAATGCCCATCAACAAAGCCACCATCATGCCTCGGGGGCCCACCCTTGGTCAt GTGTCCCTGCTGCCTGAAAATGACCAGTGGAGTGAGACACGTGCTCAGCTGTTGGCTCAGATGGATGTCAGTATGGGTGGCAGGGTTGCAGAGGAGCTCATCTTTGGGGGTGAAAACATCACTACTG GAGCATCAAGTGATTTCGATGGAGCCACTAAGATTGCAAAGATGATGGTTACACGATTTGGAATGAGTGACAAG CTGGGAGTCATGACCTACTCTGACCTGTCCAAACATAGCCCGGAGACACAAGCTGCTGTTGAGCAGGAAGTCAGAGTTCTCCTACAG GACTCCTATGAGCGTGCTAAGAAAATCCTCAAGACATACAGCAAAGAACACAAGATCCTGGCAGATGCTCTCCTTACTTATGAGACTCTAGATGCTAAGGAAATTCAGATGGTCCTGGAGGGCAAATCTCTGGACCCAAGATGA
- the LOC103046158 gene encoding cytochrome b5 reductase 4 isoform X2, with product MLNVPSQSFPAVGSQQRVAPSGQSRNKVALKPGHSLMDWIRLTKSGRDLTGLKGRLIDVTEEELKKHNTRNDCWTCIRGMVYNVSAYMDFHPGGEEELMRAAGIDGTDLFDQVHRWVNYESMLKECLVGRMVVKASTVLKGQQTKKESSRVNGLALPPPPVLSEPAAAPIPAKDHRPRFDWFQTDETVTIVVYTKRKIPRSGCSVVDLHGNVLRVETLLGSWSYLLHWSLSHEVKETVATQCVHSVGKIQVCLRKAENTRWERVGQSLEGHDSFIRSKDRGLFYRDCVLVSKKEVTHDTQLFCFQLPPGTHMHIPMGRHVYLKASIQGSDIVKPYTPVDEVLRPLKNSNTTSTNIYFMIKVYPDGVFTPYLDNLDIGASVSISSPDGSFTVRSLRDVTHLYLLAAGTGFTPMARLLHLALQDLPTIRKTKLMFFNRQERDILWHSELEQLCSEEERCQIEYVLSEPAGSWTGRRGRIEAAMLQGFLERPGDSKCLVCVCGPTGFTELAVQLVKQQGFSEEEIHAFQG from the exons ATGCTGAACGTCCCGTCTCAGTCCTTTCCCGCAGTGGGCTCTCAGCAGCGGGTCGCCCCGTCCGGACAGTCCAGGAATAAG GTGGCACTGAAGCCAGGCCATAGTCTTATGGACTGGATACGGCTCACAAAAAGTGGGCGTGATCTGACCGGACTGAAGGGGCGACTGATTGATGTCACAGAGGAGGAACTAAAGAAGCATAACACAAGAAATGACTGCTGGACATGCATAAGAG GCATGGTGTATAATGTGAGTGCCTACATGGACTTCCACCCTGGTGGGGAAGAGGAACTGATGAGGGCAGCTGGTATAGATGGTACAGACCTATTTGACCAG GTTCATCGATGGGTGAACTACGAGTCAATGTTGAAAGAGTGCCTGGTGGGGAGGATGGTAGTAAAGGCAAGCACAGTCCTTAAAG GTCAACAAACCAAAAAAGAGAGTTCTCGTGTGAATG GTCTTGCCCTGCCTCCTCCTCCTGTATTGTCAGAGCCAGCTGCAGCCCCGATTCCAGCTAAAGACCATCGCCCTCG ATTTGACTGGTTCCAAACAGATGAGACGGTTACTATTGTTGTATATACTAAAAGAAAG ATCCCTCGGTCCGGCTGTTCAGTAGTAGACCTTCATGGCAATGTTCTACGGGTAGAAACGCTATTAGGAAGTTGGTCGTATTTGCTTCATTGGA GTCTGTCTCATGAAGTAAAAGAAACTGTTGCTA CTCAGTGTGTCCATTCAGTCGGGAAGATTCAGGTGTGCTTGCGCAAAGCGGAAAATACCAGATGGGAGAGAGTGGGCCAATCTCTAGAAGGCCATGATTCCTTTATTCGAAGTAAAGATAGAG GGCTGTTCTACCGAGATTGTGTGTTGGTATCAAAAAAAGAAGTAACACACGACACTCAGCTCTTCTGTTTCCAACTACCTCCTGGAACGCACATGCACATCCCCATGGGGAGACATGTCTACCTCAAAGCCTCCATTCAGG GCAGCGACATTGTAAAACCTTACACACCAGTAGACGAGGTGCTTAGACCACTGAAAAACTCCAACACAACAAGCACTAATATCTATTTCATGATTAAGGTCTACCCTGATGGAGTATTTACACCATATCTGGACAACCTTGACATCG GAGCATCTGTGTCCATCAGCAGTCCAGATGGTTCCTTTACGGTGCGTAGCCTACGTGATGTCACTCATTTGTACCTCCTAGCTGCTGGCACTGGTTTTACACCAATGGCTCGCCTTCTTCACCTGGCCCTACAGGACCTGCCTACTATCAG AAAAACAAAGCTTATGTTCTTCAACCGTCAGGAAAGAGACATACTTTGGCACTCTGAGCTGGAGCAGTTGTGTTCAGAAGAGGAGAG GTGTCAGATTGAATATGTGCTCTCAGAGCCTGCAGGCTCGTGGACTGGGAGAAGAGGACGGATAGAAGCTGCCATGCTACAGGGTTTTTTGGAAAGACCTGGGGATTCAAAGTGCTTAGTATGTGTGTGCGGGCCAACTGGTTTCACAGAGTTGGCAGTGCA GCTGGTCAAGCAGCAGGGCTTCAGTGAAGAGGAGATTCATGCTTTTCAGGGTTGA